CTTTGGAGCGGGCGCGATCGCAGCCGGTATGGCACGCCAGTCGTGCAGGGAAATCGGCTTTATTACGTAAACGGCGGCATCGCGACCTGTCTCGATGCGACGACGGGCGAAGAGGTCTTTCGGGCTCGCCTCGAAGGCGGAGCGGATGCTGCGCCGGCTGCGGCGGACTTTGGTTTCGGCTTCGGACGGGGACGCGGTGGAGATTATTCCTCGCCGGTCCTGGCGGATGGAAAGGTGTACTATGTCGCCGAGAGCGGAGTGACGTACGTTCTGAAAGCGGGAGATGAATTCGAACAGCTCGCCACGAACCGCGTGACGGAAAACAGCGAGAACTTCGCTGCGACGCCGGCGATCAGCAGTGGCGATCTGTTTATTCGTTCCGACAAGGCGCTTTACTGCATCAGCGAGTAGCCGATCTGTTTATCGAGGTGGTCGTCCCGGGGGTGGTCCGGGACGTCCACCGGGACCGCGCCCGCCCGGCGGCGGACCGCGATGGCTGAACTCTTCGGCCGGTGTGCCCCGGAAGTTTCTCGGGATTACGGGCCAGTCTTCCGTCAGAAAGTAAGCGTAGGTTCCGTCGGGGAACTCGGGAGTGATGGCGTGACGTCCGTTGCACTCGTCGAGATCGCCCGAGCCGGCGACGAATTCGTAGTCGTTCACGAACGTTCCGTCATACGTACCGTCGGGGGCGGGATCTCCCGGACGATCTCCTTTCCTGAGCTGATAACTGGAGGTCAGTTTTTTGATCGCGGATGACGAATCTTCGGCATCGCTGTAGCCATAGACGGCGTAGATTGGAAATCCATCGGCTGCCCAGCCGATCAGCGGCGAATGCTTCTCGGAACTCATCGTCACGCGATCCAGCAATCCCGACGGCAACCCGTGATAATGATACTTCCCGTTGGGCTGCACGTGAGCGTGGGAGAAATCCAATCCCAGATTGATCGCGCCGGAAAGCGGTTCATACTGCCAGTCGGGAGCGGTCGCGTAGAACTCGGCTGCGCCGGGATCGAACGGGACTCCGTTGATGGCGATGCCGAACATTCCCCGCAACGGCGTGGTCTCATCGGCGACTTCCGGATTTGCCGGGACGCGGAAGGCATGGGATTGAGCGGTTATCGGATTCGGGTTTCCCCGATTGGGAAAGCGTCCGGTCCTGTGGTTCGGAATCCCGTTGGCAGTAATGACCCGCTGGTCCCCGACGATCTTGATGGAAACGCGACTCTCGACATTCGGATCCGACGTCGCCGGCACGAGCTGAAGCTCGCCTTTTTGTGTCACCCGGTGCATGCCGCGACGCGGTGGCTGGGCCACCAGGACGAGGGTCAAAACTCCAAAAACGAGGACGCCGCCGGCAATGAGCGGATGCTTTTTCATCGAGAGACTCCGTGGGCAGACGTCGACCTTCGGGTGACCGGAGAAAGCTCGCCAGTCGCATCGGTTACATCCTACCGGCGAGATCTGCTCCTGTCACCAGCAGGTCTG
The sequence above is a segment of the Rubinisphaera margarita genome. Coding sequences within it:
- a CDS encoding YHYH protein produces the protein MKKHPLIAGGVLVFGVLTLVLVAQPPRRGMHRVTQKGELQLVPATSDPNVESRVSIKIVGDQRVITANGIPNHRTGRFPNRGNPNPITAQSHAFRVPANPEVADETTPLRGMFGIAINGVPFDPGAAEFYATAPDWQYEPLSGAINLGLDFSHAHVQPNGKYHYHGLPSGLLDRVTMSSEKHSPLIGWAADGFPIYAVYGYSDAEDSSSAIKKLTSSYQLRKGDRPGDPAPDGTYDGTFVNDYEFVAGSGDLDECNGRHAITPEFPDGTYAYFLTEDWPVIPRNFRGTPAEEFSHRGPPPGGRGPGGRPGPPPGRPPR